In one Cupriavidus malaysiensis genomic region, the following are encoded:
- a CDS encoding DUF3150 domain-containing protein: protein MSVQEQNPASTLLEQVELVVYKTRLVTPNRDTGEGGRSGSRIEKVLQSCFDPQILRPLGKKKMEAFRLCRNFGTKLEGLGAWAVAQRDTPDLLERLGRIRAEWDVLALELAESMSTKVEQWAAQHPADANEIRALAPTRQEVLESTSFFYTSFRINAADVKDGGGLLTELSGLAGQALREFADVLRDASLHKATGASYRKGVKEVLRRIESKAKSLAFLDPVIAEVASMLESTLALLPADGIIDGPKAVLVKSLVDQLLNPRRLASHGFEKLAERTPGQPAPSNGAGMPPATAPAMPAAATDPIGFDAASVYSF from the coding sequence ATGTCAGTGCAAGAGCAGAACCCCGCATCCACATTGCTGGAGCAGGTAGAACTGGTGGTGTACAAGACCAGGCTTGTCACGCCCAATCGGGACACCGGAGAAGGTGGACGAAGCGGCAGCCGGATCGAAAAGGTCCTGCAGTCGTGTTTCGACCCCCAGATCCTGCGTCCGCTCGGCAAGAAGAAGATGGAAGCCTTCCGCCTGTGCCGTAACTTCGGTACGAAGTTGGAGGGGCTCGGGGCGTGGGCCGTCGCCCAACGGGACACCCCGGACCTTCTCGAACGGCTTGGCCGCATACGGGCGGAGTGGGACGTGCTGGCGCTCGAGCTAGCGGAGTCGATGTCGACGAAAGTTGAACAATGGGCAGCACAGCACCCGGCCGATGCCAACGAAATTCGCGCGTTAGCCCCCACGAGGCAAGAAGTCCTGGAGTCGACGTCCTTCTTCTACACCTCGTTCCGTATCAACGCCGCCGATGTCAAGGATGGTGGAGGCCTTCTCACCGAGCTGTCAGGTCTGGCGGGGCAAGCGTTGCGAGAGTTCGCGGATGTGTTGCGCGATGCGTCCCTTCACAAAGCAACCGGGGCGTCGTATCGCAAGGGTGTCAAAGAGGTCCTGCGCAGGATCGAAAGTAAGGCCAAGTCGTTGGCCTTCCTGGATCCGGTGATTGCCGAGGTTGCGAGCATGCTGGAGAGCACGCTCGCGTTGTTGCCGGCCGATGGGATCATCGACGGGCCCAAAGCCGTTCTGGTGAAGTCGCTCGTCGACCAGTTGCTCAACCCACGACGACTCGCTTCGCATGGCTTCGAGAAGCTGGCGGAAAGGACACCCGGACAGCCTGCGCCATCCAATGGTGCCGGGATGCCGCCGGCAACCGCCCCCGCGATGCCCGCAGCTGCCACGGATCCGATCGGCTTCGACGCAGCATCGGTCTACTCGTTCTGA
- a CDS encoding ATP-binding protein, which yields MMSGTMQAETTLVSLGDLFGLEAIRGLRYGVPPRPTQQDIEDLVPTPDPAYVFTLDEVRRLILWEGGEVGRNLMIGGPTGCGKSSLIEQFCARLNRPLYRFACHGGMLFTDLTGQMTIRADGSTGFVYGPLPRAMREGAVLLLDEGNMAPPKVVGALNTVLDDGPLFLPETGELIQPSPRFRVVATGNAISHGMDAVHYRGTERQNIAYLLRYLQFQTSYKTATEEAAILHRAVPGLPGKVIGLIAEFAHEVRSGFLEGSSPVPVPTRVTRKWAAVLHTRAKALRNDPVNEMLFGLKFVLTDGLQADHAKAIEGTLSRMIDKLTLTDEDFKTGVGIPATIPAQEDPTMELVVLLNPNRGGKNEIRVWVLGSCDRTGKTFTASAGITPFTPFVPKEDISRQDAMIALQQKLNQRGYVHCLDVKLGPSVGIEAARRATDAFTKAVAGAKPVAVSSPAVRDIVSALCKASGTQVELVMN from the coding sequence ATGATGTCAGGCACGATGCAAGCTGAAACGACCCTGGTTAGCCTGGGCGATCTGTTCGGCCTCGAAGCGATTCGTGGCTTGAGGTACGGCGTGCCACCCCGCCCCACCCAACAGGATATCGAGGACCTGGTTCCAACCCCTGATCCCGCGTACGTCTTCACGCTTGACGAGGTGCGACGGCTTATCCTCTGGGAGGGTGGGGAAGTGGGGAGAAATCTGATGATCGGAGGCCCCACCGGTTGCGGTAAGTCGTCGCTCATCGAGCAGTTCTGCGCAAGGCTAAACCGCCCTTTGTATCGCTTTGCCTGCCATGGCGGTATGCTGTTCACCGACCTGACTGGGCAAATGACCATCCGGGCTGACGGCTCCACTGGCTTCGTCTACGGGCCCCTCCCGCGGGCGATGCGCGAGGGAGCTGTGTTGCTGCTGGATGAAGGCAATATGGCCCCCCCGAAGGTCGTAGGGGCCCTGAACACGGTGCTGGACGACGGACCGCTGTTCCTCCCGGAGACAGGTGAGCTCATCCAACCGTCACCGCGCTTTCGCGTTGTGGCCACGGGAAATGCGATTTCCCATGGAATGGATGCGGTGCATTACCGTGGAACCGAGCGTCAGAACATCGCCTACTTGCTTCGGTACCTCCAGTTCCAGACGAGCTATAAGACCGCGACGGAAGAAGCGGCAATCCTGCATCGAGCCGTGCCTGGCCTGCCAGGTAAGGTTATTGGGTTGATCGCGGAGTTCGCTCATGAAGTGCGTTCAGGCTTCCTGGAAGGTTCGTCCCCGGTTCCGGTGCCGACTCGCGTCACGAGAAAGTGGGCAGCCGTTCTTCACACGCGCGCGAAGGCATTGCGCAATGATCCCGTCAACGAGATGCTATTCGGACTGAAGTTTGTCTTGACGGACGGGCTGCAAGCCGATCACGCGAAGGCGATCGAAGGTACGCTGTCTCGAATGATCGACAAGCTCACCCTGACGGACGAGGACTTCAAGACAGGCGTTGGCATTCCGGCGACGATCCCGGCGCAGGAGGACCCGACCATGGAGCTCGTTGTGTTGCTCAATCCAAACCGAGGAGGCAAGAACGAGATCCGAGTGTGGGTGCTGGGGTCTTGTGACAGAACAGGCAAGACATTCACCGCCAGTGCTGGGATCACTCCTTTCACACCGTTTGTGCCGAAAGAGGACATATCCCGCCAGGATGCAATGATCGCGTTGCAGCAGAAGCTCAACCAACGTGGGTATGTCCACTGTCTTGACGTGAAACTCGGACCTTCCGTCGGTATCGAAGCCGCAAGGCGAGCGACGGATGCCTTCACTAAGGCGGTGGCTGGTGCGAAGCCGGTCGCAGTATCGTCGCCTGCGGTGCGAGACATCGTTTCCGCCTTGTGCAAGGCCAGTGGCACGCAGGTGGAACTCGTGATGAACTAA
- a CDS encoding DUF6878 family protein — protein sequence MSEGQENLTGYPGLDPSRPVHENNKRILLEALRAFGAVSATVSYQGYGDSGGAEDVSIVFPDGVSPPETMDVLIFAETRELQGTTCAPQTMSLEDALREYVEATLNRLHPGFENNEGGSGEARFTWEDDTIVLSHIDYYVESDHTETVL from the coding sequence ATGTCAGAAGGTCAAGAGAATCTCACCGGCTACCCTGGTTTGGATCCCAGCCGGCCGGTTCATGAAAACAACAAGAGGATCCTGCTTGAGGCCCTGCGCGCCTTTGGCGCGGTGAGTGCCACGGTCTCGTACCAGGGCTACGGAGACTCGGGAGGTGCCGAGGATGTCTCCATCGTGTTTCCCGATGGAGTATCGCCCCCGGAGACCATGGACGTTCTGATCTTCGCGGAGACGCGAGAATTGCAAGGCACAACTTGCGCGCCCCAGACGATGTCACTCGAGGATGCCCTGCGAGAGTATGTCGAAGCGACCCTTAATCGGCTTCATCCAGGGTTCGAAAACAACGAGGGTGGAAGTGGGGAGGCTCGATTCACGTGGGAAGACGATACCATCGTCCTCTCTCATATCGACTACTACGTGGAATCGGATCACACGGAGACCGTGCTATGA
- a CDS encoding helix-turn-helix domain-containing protein, whose product MTGEEFKEIRHELGWSFSQASQALGVSAETLKRASAGRQLISPSLERLLLASLLIHRKGLMTEYDALQQRYRQPAAA is encoded by the coding sequence ATGACAGGCGAAGAGTTCAAAGAGATTCGGCACGAGCTGGGCTGGAGCTTCTCCCAAGCCTCCCAGGCACTCGGCGTTTCCGCCGAAACCCTCAAGCGCGCGTCTGCGGGGCGGCAGCTGATCAGCCCCTCTCTCGAGCGACTTCTCCTCGCCAGCCTTCTCATTCATCGGAAGGGACTGATGACGGAGTACGACGCGCTCCAACAGCGGTACCGGCAGCCGGCGGCCGCCTAA
- a CDS encoding DUF4942 domain-containing protein has protein sequence MSDVAMAIASADEPIASHVDTADVELMEPDQAFYAPVSSDAIDRLLGEYRDRRTRITQLGDLMAGSLGGVIHYFIEGNAGEERSYRSLYLDRLFNLDGAVKALDAAYWSKTLALTDVFDLMPQKRKDAWSKQLTAWKDRGYEPGKKPEEDLPPYTEEIVRPTLAGLLTARSQFFAEQVDGIFRALSRVHVTNAPEGFSRRMIVANVIGAWELTNSSMCGHINDLRRVIAKFMGREVPSWGATEAAVKIAFRSPGEWMILDGGTIRLRVYKKGTAHLEIHPEMAYRLNQVLAHLHPSAIPSQFRTKPNKQPKEWPVLSRPLPFSVIAVLSGMRQVAERVGDGYPEQYRRIPNTLRFDYGVGGDAARKEAGRVLKSVGATPYGKAGIDFEFPYDPRPVIDEIVTSGCLPDQKAHQFYPTPPRVAEIVLEMANIGEADTVLEPEAGQGDLAEYLPKNRTTCVELAPLHCRVLQARGFNVIEADFLAWAEEAQAKGVRFDKVCMNPPFSEGRALAHVRAAATLVSDGGTVTAVLPASCRGTEVLAGWVHEWSAVLPNAFEGTGVSVVVMHAFPSE, from the coding sequence ATGTCTGATGTTGCTATGGCAATCGCGTCTGCCGACGAGCCCATTGCGTCGCATGTGGATACCGCCGACGTCGAGCTGATGGAGCCCGACCAGGCCTTCTATGCTCCCGTCTCGTCCGATGCGATCGATCGCTTGCTCGGCGAGTATCGAGACCGCAGAACCAGGATCACGCAGCTCGGTGACCTGATGGCCGGCTCACTCGGCGGCGTGATTCACTACTTCATCGAAGGCAATGCCGGCGAAGAACGATCCTACCGCAGCCTGTACCTCGATCGGCTCTTCAACCTCGATGGTGCCGTCAAGGCGCTAGACGCAGCCTACTGGTCCAAGACCCTTGCGCTGACCGATGTCTTCGACCTGATGCCCCAGAAGCGAAAGGACGCTTGGAGTAAGCAACTCACCGCTTGGAAGGATCGCGGGTACGAGCCAGGAAAGAAGCCGGAGGAAGATCTCCCGCCGTACACCGAGGAGATCGTCAGGCCGACGCTGGCGGGCCTGCTTACCGCGCGGTCCCAGTTCTTCGCGGAACAGGTCGACGGGATCTTTCGCGCGCTGTCTCGAGTCCACGTGACCAATGCACCGGAGGGATTCTCTCGGCGAATGATCGTTGCCAACGTGATTGGAGCTTGGGAACTCACGAACTCGAGCATGTGTGGCCACATCAATGACCTTCGCCGCGTCATCGCGAAGTTCATGGGCCGGGAGGTGCCAAGCTGGGGCGCAACGGAGGCTGCGGTAAAGATCGCCTTCAGATCGCCGGGTGAGTGGATGATCCTTGATGGTGGCACGATTCGCCTTCGCGTCTACAAGAAGGGGACCGCGCATCTCGAGATCCATCCGGAAATGGCATATCGGCTGAACCAGGTGCTCGCGCACCTGCATCCATCCGCCATACCATCTCAATTCCGGACCAAGCCGAACAAGCAGCCGAAGGAATGGCCCGTCCTCAGCCGGCCACTGCCGTTCTCGGTGATCGCCGTGCTGTCGGGGATGCGACAGGTGGCGGAGCGCGTTGGCGACGGCTATCCAGAGCAATATCGGCGCATACCGAACACCCTGCGTTTCGACTATGGAGTGGGCGGTGACGCAGCGCGGAAGGAGGCGGGCCGAGTACTGAAGTCCGTTGGCGCAACACCCTACGGGAAGGCCGGGATTGACTTCGAGTTCCCATACGATCCACGGCCGGTGATCGACGAGATCGTGACGTCGGGCTGCCTTCCCGACCAGAAGGCACACCAGTTCTACCCAACGCCTCCACGGGTTGCGGAGATCGTCCTCGAAATGGCGAACATTGGTGAGGCCGACACGGTGCTTGAACCAGAAGCCGGCCAAGGCGACTTGGCTGAGTATCTGCCGAAGAACCGAACCACCTGTGTCGAGCTCGCGCCTTTGCATTGTCGCGTTCTGCAGGCACGAGGCTTCAACGTGATAGAGGCTGACTTCCTTGCTTGGGCAGAAGAAGCTCAAGCGAAGGGCGTTCGTTTCGACAAGGTCTGTATGAACCCACCGTTCAGCGAAGGCAGGGCGCTCGCCCACGTGCGTGCAGCGGCAACTCTTGTCTCCGACGGCGGCACGGTTACGGCGGTGCTGCCTGCCAGTTGTCGTGGCACGGAGGTCCTCGCGGGCTGGGTGCACGAGTGGTCAGCCGTACTGCCCAATGCGTTCGAAGGCACCGGCGTGTCCGTGGTCGTGATGCACGCCTTTCCGTCGGAATAG
- a CDS encoding SprT-like domain-containing protein, with the protein MASTPTEEAYTALDRAYRHFNQCLFAGRLPNCMFTLHNKGPLVLGTVSPNRFVDRIGTVTHQLTVNPAYLVSRDLLSTLSTLVHEQVHIQQIEFGRPTRRGYHNREWGKMMKRVGLYPSATGQPGGAEVGEMMSHYIVEGGPFHVAARQLIASGFAFNWFEARAVPPRPGTPRPAGGPAPLDLGTEPATGVATERRRPSVAAPTQVPPADRKPEIADTVIPPSPAETRAPATRSGTRTKFACPTAGCRTVAWGSSRVALLCGEHAVPLVPVLPRTRRTAPNVIACGDTPASAPARKAR; encoded by the coding sequence ATGGCATCGACCCCAACTGAAGAGGCGTACACCGCGCTGGATCGCGCCTATCGGCACTTCAACCAGTGTCTATTCGCGGGCCGTCTGCCAAACTGCATGTTCACCCTGCATAACAAGGGGCCCCTGGTCTTGGGGACAGTCAGCCCGAACCGGTTCGTGGACCGCATTGGTACAGTCACCCACCAGCTCACCGTCAATCCCGCCTACCTCGTCTCCCGCGACCTGTTATCAACGCTGTCCACCCTGGTGCACGAGCAAGTGCACATCCAACAGATTGAGTTCGGCAGACCCACCCGGCGCGGCTACCACAATCGGGAATGGGGAAAGATGATGAAGCGTGTCGGCCTCTATCCGTCTGCCACCGGGCAGCCAGGTGGGGCCGAAGTCGGTGAAATGATGTCGCACTACATCGTCGAAGGCGGGCCGTTTCACGTGGCCGCCCGACAGCTGATCGCCAGCGGCTTTGCGTTCAACTGGTTCGAGGCCCGGGCAGTCCCGCCCCGCCCTGGCACGCCACGTCCGGCTGGGGGCCCAGCGCCACTCGATTTGGGCACCGAACCGGCCACAGGCGTGGCCACCGAGCGCCGGCGACCGTCGGTCGCCGCGCCCACGCAGGTACCACCCGCGGACAGGAAGCCCGAAATCGCCGACACCGTAATACCGCCCTCCCCGGCGGAGACCCGAGCGCCGGCCACACGAAGCGGCACCCGGACAAAGTTCGCCTGCCCGACCGCGGGGTGCCGTACCGTGGCATGGGGGTCAAGTCGCGTCGCCCTCCTTTGCGGTGAACATGCCGTTCCGCTGGTACCAGTGCTGCCCCGTACACGGCGCACCGCACCCAACGTGATTGCCTGCGGCGACACCCCAGCCAGTGCCCCCGCCAGGAAGGCGCGGTAA